One window from the genome of Pempheris klunzingeri isolate RE-2024b chromosome 7, fPemKlu1.hap1, whole genome shotgun sequence encodes:
- the npy8br gene encoding neuropeptide Y receptor Y8b: protein MELQHSTNHNLALWKDRPWDFPEDCSLSVSGTTFLIVAYSTVMAVGLIGNSCLVYVITRHKEMRNVTNIFIANLSCSDILMCIVCLPVTIIYTLMDRWILGDALCKLTPFIQCISVTVSIFSLVLIAMERYQLIVHPTGWKPVVCQSYLAVAVTWIVACLISVPFLSYSVLTLPFQNMSIPLPVSDHLVCMERWPSVQERRAYTTSLLIFQYFLPLTLIMVCYLHIYLRLRKRKDMVERGRNATQKKNKGSTRINAMLISIVVAFALSWLPLNVFNTVFDWNYEAMPSCGLDIIFSFCHLMAMASTCVNPVIYGFLNSNFQKQLKSTLLRCRCWGVPERYESVPLSTVSTEVTKGSILSNGSISINT from the coding sequence atggagctgcagcacagcaccaATCACAATTTGGCCTTGTGGAAAGACAGACCGTGGGATTTCCCCGAGGATTGCTCCCTGTCCGTGAGTGGCACCACTTTTCTCATCGTTGCTTACAGTACGGTTATGGCCGTGGGTCTCATTGGGAACTCTTGCCTGGTGTATGTCATCACAAGGCATAAGGAGATGCGCAACGTCACCAACATCTTCATCGCCAACCTGTCCTGCTCCGACATCCTCATGTGCATTGTCTGCCTGCCGGTCACTATCATCTACACCCTGATGGACCGCTGGATCCTAGGAGACGCCCTGTGTAAGCTCACGCCCTTCATCCAGTGTATTTCAGTTACCGTTTCCATCTTCTCCCTCGTCCTCATCGCCATGGAGCGCTACCAGCTCATTGTCCACCCGACCGGATGGAAGCCTGTGGTGTGCCAGTCCTACTTGGCCGTGGCTGTCACCTGGATCGTGGCCTGCCTGATCTCCGTGCCTTTCCTCTCGTACAGCGTGCTCACCTTGCCTTTCCAGAACATGAGCATCCCCCTCCCGGTCAGCGACCACCTTGTTTGTATGGAGCGGTGGCCATCGGTTCAAGAGCGGCGGGCTTACACCACCTCCCTGCTCATCTTCCAGTACTTCCTTCCTCTCACCCTCATCATGGTATGCTACCTGCACATCTACCTGCGCCTCAGGAAGAGGAAGGACATGGTGGAGCGCGGCAGGAACGCCActcagaagaaaaacaagggcTCCACGAGGATCAACGCCATGTTAATCTCCATAGTGGTGGCGTTTGCCCTCTCCTGGCTCCCTCTCAACGTCTTCAACACGGTGTTCGACTGGAACTACGAGGCCATGCCGTCCTGCGGCCTTGACATCATCTTCTCGTTCTGCCACCTCATGGCCATGGCCTCCACCTGCGTCAACCCCGTCATCTATGGTTTCCTCAACAGCAATTTCCAGAAACAGCTCAAGTCCACCCTGCTGCGCTGTCGCTGCTGGGGGGTGCCAGAGAGGTACGAGAGCGTCCCGCTCTCCACTGTCAGCACAGAGGTCACCAAGGGGTCGATCTTGAGTAATGGATCTATCAGCATCAATACTTAG